The Saccharomyces paradoxus chromosome XV, complete sequence DNA window gtGTTAATGACATATGATGTATGTAAAGGCAAAATCTTTTCGATATTACTCAAAAATTGCTAGTCCCATTATGCGCATTGAGAAAAGCATGAAGAGGTTCTGGTATACGACATATACCTAACACTTCTGCCTTTTCGGAAAAAGGTTCTTAAAATTACGAGTGAATTCTAGCATCTTTGACCATTCATGTCGTTCGTTTCTGCAAGGCAGCTtcaatcaatttcaaagatttcaatTGTTGGATTTTTATAgctcttcatcatttttgtCTCTCCACCTTTTGCTCTCTTCGGTCCTTCAATGTCTTTAACTCTTACTACATGAACATCTGTTTGATAGTAGCTTAGTTACGTTTAGTCATTTTTAACAATAGGTTTATTATCGAgctcaaaaaaaacaacaaaatcaGACTCCATGGCCAAGTTGGTTAAGGCGTGCGACTGTTAATCGCAAGATCGTGAGTTCAACCCTCACTGGGGTCGTTtatttttaacttttttccCACATTGCTGCATCGGAGTTATCCCGCAAGAGCTGAAAAGGTGTGGTAAATATAGCCAGTCATCCTTCGAGATGTAGAACCTATTCAATACGATTGGTATTCCGTGGTGGCATGGCAAGCAGATAGAAGCTGAttatagaaaataatattaacaCAACCAGGTACGTTATGGTGTCACCCAGCGGCGATTTGCACTTGCCAATTTCTAACGAACAGTGCATGCCGGAAAATAATGGATCTCTTGGGTTTGAAGCTCCAACCCCGAGACAGGTTCTGAGAGTTACGTTAAACCTGAAATATTTAATTGATAAGGTCGTTCCTATTGTTTATGATCCTACTGATATTGTTTGCGACCATTCTGAGATTTTGTCACCAAAAGTCGTAAAGCTGGCTTATGAAGCATGTGGTGGGAACCCTAAAGACAGAATcaacaaaaggaaatatcAATCggtcattattttttcgcTTCTTAAAGTTTGTGAATGGTATTCTATATTGGCCACTATGGAAGTGCACAATGCGAAGCTTTACGAAACCAGAAATTTAGCCTCACAGCAGCTATGTAAATTGTTAATTGAGAGAGAGGAAACAAGAGATCTgcagtttcttttcatgCAATTACTGTTGCGTCGCTACGTTATCAATGAAAACGACGAAGATCAAGAACCATTGAATGCCTTGGAGCTCGCCACAGATATGCACTGCACTACAGTGATAGGGTCGAGCGGATTTCAGCGCTGTTTAAAATGGATATGGAGAGGATGGATAGTCCAAAATGGCTTGGATCCCACGACTTTTATTAAGGACGATTCACTGGCGGAAGTCTCCTTGATTTCGCATTTTAATCCTGTAAGACTAAAGGCGCCCATATATCAAAATTATTTACAGATGATCTTTTCATTCTTGTTTCTAGGGCTTTATACTTTGGTGGTTAATGGCAAGGACTCTGAGAGAGTTCAatcttttgatttgttggaaagcatattttatgttttcaaTACAGGTTTCATATTGGATGAGCTCACTAAGCTTTATTATATCGGTTATGCACACCTATCGTTTTGGAATTTATTTAATGATACCACATATTTGATAATCACATTGGCTATGGGGTTCCGTGCAATGAGTGTAACTCCTCTTAATGCAAAATACTCTTCAGAAGATTGGGATAAAATATCATATAGGGTTCTATCGTGCGCGGCACCGTTTGTGTGGTCTAGACTGTTGCTGTACCTCGAATCACAAAGGTTTATTGGGATTATGTTGGTTATCCTAAAACATATGATGAAAGAATccattgtatttttcttccttctaTTCTTAATAATGATTGGATTCACTCAGGGTTTCTTAGGTTTGGATTCTGCCGATGGTAAAAGGGATATCACGGGCCCTATCTTGGGTAATTTAACAATCACCGTTTTGGGGCTCGGTAGttttgatgtttttgaagaattcgCCCCCCCCTATGCGGCAATATTGTATTATGGATActattttattgtttcagtcattcttttgaatatattgaTTGCATTGTATTCGACTGCGTACCAAAAAGTTATTGACAACGCAGATGATGAGTACATGGCTTTAATGTCACAAAAGACTTTGAGATACATTAGAGCACCTGATGAAGATGTCTATGTTTCTCCATTGAACTTGATTGAAGTGATCATGACACCTATTTTTCGTATTCTTCCCCCGAAGCGTGCTAAGGACTTGAGCTATACAGTAATGACAATAGTGTACAGCCCATTCTTGTTGCTCATTTCTGTTAAAGAAACTCGTGAGGCTAGAAGGATAAAATATAACAGAATGAAAAGGTTGAATGATGATGCCAATGAATATGATACACCATGGGATTTAACAGATGGCTATttggatgatgatgatggtttATTTTCTGATAACCAAAATTCTGGTATGAGAGCCACCCAATTAAAGAATTCACGTTCGCTAAAATTGCAAAGAACAGCGGAGCAAGAAGATGTCCATTTCAAAGTCCCAAAGAAGTGGTacaaaaaagttaaaaaatGCAGTCCCTCCTTCGAGCAGTATGATAACGACAGCACTGAGGATGATGTCGATGAAGATAAAGATGAAGTCAAAGAGCTCACTGAAAAAGTGGAAAACTTGACAGCTGTAGTAACCGATCTACTGGAAAAATTAGATATAAAGGATAAGAAAGAGTAAAAGACATGTGCTCAAATACTGCCCAGGTAATTTCCCAGAAATTCACTTATTGCTCTTCATAACAGCTTTGtaaattcaatttttgttttaattTATAATTATTTACTATATTAATTATTTCATCTCACAGTCTTCGGATGGCAAAAAGTTTATGTTTCACTTTACATGGAAACAATAGTTTAACAAACAATAATATGTAAGAATCACTCAAAGACATATAATTCAAAGTACAGAGAACCATTGAAAAGGACTGGcgttttgaaaaata harbors:
- the YVC1 gene encoding Yvc1p (Vacuolar cation channel~similar to YOR087W), which encodes MVSPSGDLHLPISNEQCMPENNGSLGFEAPTPRQVLRVTLNLKYLIDKVVPIVYDPTDIVCDHSEILSPKVVKLAYEACGGNPKDRINKRKYQSVIIFSLLKVCEWYSILATMEVHNAKLYETRNLASQQLCKLLIEREETRDLQFLFMQLLLRRYVINENDEDQEPLNALELATDMHCTTVIGSSGFQRCLKWIWRGWIVQNGLDPTTFIKDDSLAEVSLISHFNPVRLKAPIYQNYLQMIFSFLFLGLYTLVVNGKDSERVQSFDLLESIFYVFNTGFILDELTKLYYIGYAHLSFWNLFNDTTYLIITLAMGFRAMSVTPLNAKYSSEDWDKISYRVLSCAAPFVWSRLLLYLESQRFIGIMLVILKHMMKESIVFFFLLFLIMIGFTQGFLGLDSADGKRDITGPILGNLTITVLGLGSFDVFEEFAPPYAAILYYGYYFIVSVILLNILIALYSTAYQKVIDNADDEYMALMSQKTLRYIRAPDEDVYVSPLNLIEVIMTPIFRILPPKRAKDLSYTVMTIVYSPFLLLISVKETREARRIKYNRMKRLNDDANEYDTPWDLTDGYLDDDDGLFSDNQNSGMRATQLKNSRSLKLQRTAEQEDVHFKVPKKWYKKVKKCSPSFEQYDNDSTEDDVDEDKDEVKELTEKVENLTAVVTDLLEKLDIKDKKE